The Sphingomonas sp. G-3-2-10 DNA window GGCGGCGCAGCGCGAGGGCATTGTGTTCGGCATCGCCGCCACGGATCGCGCTGAGCGGATGGCGGGGCAGGCCCGCATCCTCCGGCACGATGCGCGTGGGCAGGCTCGCGCCGCCGATATTCACCGCGACGCTGGCGCCTTCGGTCGAGAGTTCGTCGAGGCCCTCGTCGCCGGAGATGACTGCTGCGCTGTGCACGCCGAGCTGTTCGAGTGCTTCGGCATAGATCGGCGCGTAATCGGGGCGGGCGATGCCGATCAGCTGGCGGGTGACATGCGCGGGGTTCGCCAGCGGACCCATCAGGTTGAAGATGGTGCGGCGGCCGATGCGGCGGCGGATCGGGCCGATGCGCGCCATCGCCGGGTGGTGATGCTGGGCGAAGAGGAAGGCGATGCCGAGATCGTTCAGCGATTCCTCGGCACGGGCGGCGGCGCGTTCGAGATTGAGGCCGAGCGCTTCGAGCGTGTCGGCCGCGCCCGATTTGGACGAAGCGGCGCGGTTGCCATGCTTGGCGACGGGCACGCCTGCCGCCGCGACGACGAGGCTGACCGCAGTCGAGACGTTGAGCGTGTGATGGCCATCGCCGCCGGTGCCGCACACGTCGATCGCGCCTTCGGGTGCGGTGATCGGGATCAGGCGGGCGCGCATGGCGCGGGCAGCCTCGGCGATCTCGATGCTGGTTTCGCCGCGATCGGACAAAGCGATGAGGAAGGCTTCGATCTCGCCCTCGGGCACGCCGCCGTCGAGCAGATCGGAGAAGGCCTGCGCGGCGGTTTCGCGCGCGAGGGGCGAGGATGGATCGGGGAGTGTCGCGAATAGGGTCACGCGGTTGCTATTCCGCCCGGTGCTCCCGGAGTCGAGATAGAAAAGCTGTGCGACGGGCGCTGCGACATCCATCTCGATATTGTCCGGACATTGAGTCCGAAGCTGTACTCGACCATAGCCAGCATCATATCGAATCGGTTGTGGAGAGTGATGTCGTGACAGATGACGCAAATGCGGTTCGGATTGGCGCCCCGGCAACGCTGGATACGCTCCGTATGGATTGCTTGGAAGCCGCCGCGCCGGGGCCGGGTGAGATAAAGGTCCGGATTCGTGCGTCGTCGCTTAACTATCGCGACATGCTGGTGGTGACCGGTGTGATTCCTTCGCCGGAGGGGTTGATCCCATTGTCCGACGGCGCGGGCGAAGTCGTCGCGGTGGGCGAGGGGGTGAGCGAGTTCGCGGTCGGCGATGCGGTGGTCAGCGTTTTCCATCCCGGCTGGATCGACGGGCATATGGAGCGCGCGCAATTGCTGGCCAGCCCCGGCGGGCCGAAGGACGGCTTTGCGTGCGAATGGGCGACGCGGCCCGCGACGCATTTCACCCATGCGCCCAAGGGGCTGTCGCACGTCGAAAGCGCGACGCTGACCTGTGCCGGGCTGACCGCGTGGCGGGCGGTGGTGACCGACGGGCAGGTGAAGCCCGGCGCGACGGTGCTGATCCAGGGGACGGGCGGGGTTTCGCTGTTCGCCTTGCAGTTCGCCAAGGCGGCGGGCGCTCGGGTAATCGCCCTGTCCTCCGGCGCGGAGAAGCTGGAGCGGCTGACCGCGCTGGGGGCGGATCATGTCCTCAACTATCGCGAGACGCCCGACTGGGGCGAGTCGGTGCTGGCGCTGACCGGCGGTCTGGGCGTCGATCATGTGATCGAAGTCGGCGGACCGGGCACCTTGCCGCAATCGCTGATCGCGGCGCGGACGGGGGCGCATCTGGCGATCATCGGCGCAGTGGACGGGCTGCACGGGAACAGCATCCCGTTCGTCACGGTGCAGATGAAGCGGCTGAAGCTGCTGGGCGTGACGGTGGGCAGCCGGCGCGATCAGATCGACATGGTGCGGGCGATCGAAGCCAATGGCATCCGGCCGGTGATGGACAGCGGGTTCGGGCTGGATGCACTGGCGGACGGCTTCCGCCGGCTCCAGTCGGGCGGGCATGTCGGCAAGTTGTGGATCGACATCTGATCCCGTGCCGCCACGCCGGGTCAGACCAGGCGTGGCGGAGGGGATGGTATCACTTCTGCGTGGCGGGTGCCGTTGCGTTCTGTGCGGGGGCTGCGGCCGGCGCCGGAGCAGCATCAGGCGCGTCGTCGCGATCCCAATCGCCGTCGCGGTCGAAACCGGAGCCGCCATGACCGTGGCCGCGACGGCCCGGACCGTGCGGGCCGCGGGGCGAGGGGATTTCGCCCACAATCAGCTTGCCGTCCTTGTTGGCGTCGAGGCGGTCGAAGCCTGCGCCCGACTTTTGCAGCCATTCGGCGCGGGTGATCTCTCCATTGCCGTCGAGATCGGCATTGCCGATCGGGCCGAGGCCCTTGTCGGTCACGGCCGAAGCGATGCCGCCTGCCGCGACGGTGAGCAGGACGCCGGCCAATGCGGCCCCGGCGAGTTTCAGTTTCTGGTTCATTCCAATCTCCATTCGCGCCCGGATGGGGCGATGGAGGCGGAATGGGGCCGCCAGATCACCGGGGGATTGCAACGAACCGGCAATATTGTCGCAAAATGTGTGCGATCCCGGCTAGATAGGCGACGACAGCCGAGGGAGTTTGGGCATGGTGCTGGGATCGGCGACGCCGGTGGCGTTTCTCTATGTGATGGATCGCGAGCGGGCGCTGGGCTTCTATCGCGACACGCTGGGCTTCGCGCCGCGCAGCGCCGATGCGCATGGCGACTTCATCGATCTGGGCGGCGCGCTGGTGCGGATGACGGCGATGCCGGGCTATGCGCCCGGGCCGCATCCGGTGCTGGGCTGGGAAGTGAACGACATCGTAGCGAGCGTGACCGGGCTGCGCGAACGCGGCGTCGAATGCATCATCTATGAAGGGATGGGGCAGGACGCGCTGGGCATCTGGACCTCACCCGACGGGAAGAACAAGGTGGCGTTCTTCCCCGATTCCGAAGGGAATGTGCTTAGCGTCGCGCAGACGGGTTAAGCCAGCGCCTTTGCCT harbors:
- the trpD gene encoding anthranilate phosphoribosyltransferase, with the protein product MTLFATLPDPSSPLARETAAQAFSDLLDGGVPEGEIEAFLIALSDRGETSIEIAEAARAMRARLIPITAPEGAIDVCGTGGDGHHTLNVSTAVSLVVAAAGVPVAKHGNRAASSKSGAADTLEALGLNLERAAARAEESLNDLGIAFLFAQHHHPAMARIGPIRRRIGRRTIFNLMGPLANPAHVTRQLIGIARPDYAPIYAEALEQLGVHSAAVISGDEGLDELSTEGASVAVNIGGASLPTRIVPEDAGLPRHPLSAIRGGDAEHNALALRRLLQGEKSAYRDAVVLNAAAALMVAGRASDLREGAEEAAEFLDNGLANALLDCWIAF
- a CDS encoding NAD(P)-dependent alcohol dehydrogenase codes for the protein MDCLEAAAPGPGEIKVRIRASSLNYRDMLVVTGVIPSPEGLIPLSDGAGEVVAVGEGVSEFAVGDAVVSVFHPGWIDGHMERAQLLASPGGPKDGFACEWATRPATHFTHAPKGLSHVESATLTCAGLTAWRAVVTDGQVKPGATVLIQGTGGVSLFALQFAKAAGARVIALSSGAEKLERLTALGADHVLNYRETPDWGESVLALTGGLGVDHVIEVGGPGTLPQSLIAARTGAHLAIIGAVDGLHGNSIPFVTVQMKRLKLLGVTVGSRRDQIDMVRAIEANGIRPVMDSGFGLDALADGFRRLQSGGHVGKLWIDI
- a CDS encoding VOC family protein, which translates into the protein MVLGSATPVAFLYVMDRERALGFYRDTLGFAPRSADAHGDFIDLGGALVRMTAMPGYAPGPHPVLGWEVNDIVASVTGLRERGVECIIYEGMGQDALGIWTSPDGKNKVAFFPDSEGNVLSVAQTG